The following proteins are co-located in the Cryptosporidium parvum Iowa II chromosome 6, whole genome shotgun sequence genome:
- a CDS encoding hypothetical protein (large protein with signal peptide and cryptosporidium paralog (cgd6_5330)) has protein sequence MNPINNWRVWVLIYFYIHYLLLNTIDCTFNFKDSESEYSANFSEKSQIDSRKFSLLLYTIISQVLTEINSLDSENLVEYSKNLKNFSKFIIQDFDNCEKILIDEIPSLYLPFITSPNIEHGHSIAYEVCCRLRSTISADSELTALLGNSTKYLDYEDYVKTSMEAINKFDGSSDVPSSTTGLIYSTTLDNHKGITGKKSKLRNLPYEDDINSKDEVIDSNSDGLIFSFDVKAAPFMNSNTQQYIYTYYHHSDNSKCLGLTKKQLEMVESIQKVSVNAKDVPRIPLDIACTAMWFISQRWDFCPLVFKQLMQIKRSSSIKFCETVKQTATERTKFITKTLKISDSFLTMRAVKILNYVETVLKLNSKYFPDSEITSKDIADIIYKGDSDIFVEENNNTIFKELRRNRTERKFNTNKELPKSNILGLRYPNYRRDRHNFTSIFDHIMYSENHSKDDEGENLLLLPLEFKRSPNWTSDNHLGSNSKEVVSSKTVLQTHYIPPPSSFIPNDVSNWITGPCCWLDDKFKHLPSLIISISKRRGHKLHILNACEAVFTLINDSGESCASILISAVFLVFSLENFSEASDICSETAMRVGLPFYPKKDLKSTLFPTEKLELVTLYEGIVIALCLELGIVLDIEDIHQIIFSDYPTKNSLVPRSTLNYLLYRALKLPNDFGKTRNFWNWSTQMYTRISNKQAKMILINRATQLTLEIAQVTNEIEIMNDILEKARKDLNVSNEKINLLENPKHKKIPKTNYLHHYNYDFKLANFDSIELNLVKLEKLRYDLIIEKEKIAKYLNTLSTYIGSKIYDIPKNFVNNKFYPLYKPSVFKINMYDSTRIQTGYITTRSTRNLYHLVDNEPINKDLDVYPPKINYSIKTIFQEIEECSFLTDKGLDLAIYSQELFSLYLNIHVSSQLCCSIIMNMHPNINIKDSFIHSAYSILNYNFTDINYQEIEEIWLKIIPILSIPSGNLFKTRFYQFINYKKATEFEPNYEAPTQFISKHSPSKKAIVLDDATLKEKEENVKKGRYAISDARPITNQVKKPKNLSHSGENYKEILDLSYIDKYWDNDSTKEIKKEHDELINNEYRALKEKIMEINNELGKIYEKLRDPKFVDKSNFFHVMASTLKTDKERIKSRIIHLAGEIAETEVKYSDETGILIPNNVRKLADLHKINSISHSDILKLKGDDSGMDHSQRIRELEAKIKSNNIEMYKIIEIEGNDLHDPKWYSSMEKCLSSFIPRRKEVKSIEPTSGIKQFYLVSKNYSYMDSSPKCTNSQLEMYKFVIKDLRKLFANLNIPLIKIRGKKLENVKKHGLIDPRQMEHWENLHGMLYEDNKTACSYIKNLLMKIVPVRNLDLKEFMDSPIFIIWCANHIRSRLGNEDIWRNIFGLIWVIFYTKPFKPKDFVWKNILLV, from the coding sequence AGGTTTGTTGTAGGCTTAGAAGTACCATTTCTGCAGATTCTGAACTAACTGCTTTGCTTGGTAATTCAACCAAATATTTAGATTATGAAGACTATGTGAAAACCTCTATGGAAGCTATCAACAAATTTGATGGTTCATCAGATGTTCCATCTTCTACTACAGGACTTATTTATAGTACAACGCTTGATAATCATAAAGGAATCACTGGAAAGAAGTCTAAACTTAGAAATTTGCCCTACGAGgatgatattaattctaaGGATGAAGTAATAGATTCCAATTCAGATGGCTTGATCTTTAGTTTTGATGTTAAAGCAGCTCCATTTATGAATTCCAATACTCaacaatatatatatacttATTACCACCATTCAGATAACTCTAAGTGTTTAGGTTTGACCAAAAAACAACTGGAAATGGTTGAATCTATTCAAAAAGTATCTGTTAATGCTAAGGATGTCCCAAGAATACCATTAGACATAGCATGCACAGCAATGTGGTTTATTTCTCAAAGGTGGGATTTTTGTCCTTTAGTATTCAAGCAATTAATGCAAATAAAACGATCCTCATCTATCAAATTTTGTGAAACTGTTAAACAAACAGCTACTGAAAGAACtaaatttattactaaAACATTGAAAATTTCTGATTCTTTTTTGACAATGAGAGCAGTAAAAATTCTAAACTATGTGGAAACTGTATTAAAACtcaattccaaatattttccAGACTCTGAAATAACTTCTAAAGATATTGCTGATATTATTTACAAAGGTGATAGTGATATTTttgttgaagaaaataataatacaatttttaaGGAACTTAGAAGAAATAGAACTGAGAGAAAgtttaatacaaataaagaGCTTCCCaaaagtaatatattaGGACTTAGATATCCAAATTATAGAAGAGATAGACATAATTTCACAAGTATATTTGACCATATAATGTATTCCGAAAATCATTCAAAAGATGATGAAGGGGAAAATCTACTATTGCTTCCCTTAGAATTCAAAAGATCTCCAAATTGGACATCCGATAATCATCTTGGTAGTAACTCTAAAGAGGTTGTTTCTTCTAAAACTGTTCTCCAAACTCATTATATTCCTCCTCCTTCAAGTTTCATTCCAAATGATGTTTCAAACTGGATCACTGGTCCATGCTGTTGGCTCGATGATAAATTTAAGCATTTACCTTCTTTAATCATTTCGAtttcaaaaagaagaggaCATAAGTTACATATTTTAAATGCATGTGAGGCAGTTTTTACTTTGATTAATGACTCTGGAGAATCATGTGCCagtattttaatttctgcGGTATTTCTGGTATTTTCTCTAGAAAATTTTTCTGAAGCTTCAGATATTTGTTCAGAGACTGCAATGAGAGTAGGTTTACCATTCTATCCTAAGAAGGATTTAAAATCTACTCTATTCCCTACTGAAAAGCTTGAACTGGTTACTTTGTATGAAGGTATAGTTATTGCTCTTTGTCTTGAACTTGGAATTGTATTGgatattgaagatattcaccaaattatatttagtGATTACCCAACTAAAAACTCCCTTGTCCCAAGATCAACCTTGAATTATCTTTTATATAGAGCATTAAAATTGCCAAATGACTTTGGAAAAACAAGAAACTTTTGGAATTGGTCAACACAAATGTATACTAGGATCAGTAATAAACAAGcaaaaatgatattaatcaaTAGAGCAACTCAATTAACTCTAGAAATAGCCCAAGTAACAAATGAAATTGAGATAATGAATgatattttagaaaaagcaagaaaagatttaaatgtctcaaatgaaaaaattaaccTTTTGGAAAATCCTAAACATAAAAAAATACCTAAGACAAATTATTTACACCATTATAATTATGATTTCAAATTAGCAAACTTTGATTCCATTGAATTGAATTTAGTCAAACTTGAGAAACTAAGAtatgatttaattattgaaaaggaaaaaattgcgaaatatttgaatacaCTTTCAACTTATATTGGAAGTAAGATTTATGATATCCCAAAAAATTTCGTGAATAATAAGTTTTATCCTTTGTACAAACCATCcgtttttaaaattaatatgtATGACTCAACAAGAATTCAAACAGGATATATTACTACTCGATCAACAAGAAATTTATATCACCTAGTTGATAATGAGCCAATCAACAAAGACTTAGATGTATATCCACCAAAAATTAACTATTCGATCAAGACCATTTTCCaagaaatagaagaatGTTCATTTTTAACTGACAAAGGTTTAGACTTAGCAATTTACTCTCAAGAGTTATTTAGTTTATACTTGAATATTCATGTTTCCTCTCAACTTTGTTGTAGCATAATTATGAATATGcatccaaatattaatattaaagattcatTTATTCATTCGgcatattcaatattaaattacaATTTTACTGATATAAACTAtcaagaaattgaagagaTTTGGCTGAAAATTATCCCTATACTTTCGATTCCTTCTGGAAATTTGTTTAAGACTAGATTTTATCAGTTCATCAACTATAAGAAAGCCACTGAGTTTGAACCAAATTATGAAGCTCCAACTCAATTCATCAGTAAACATTCACCATCCAAGAAAGCAATAGTTCTAGATGATGCAactttgaaagaaaaagaagaaaatgttAAAAAAGGTCGTTATGCTATTTCAGATGCTAGACCAATTACTAATCAGGTTAAGAAACCAAAAAATTTGAGTCATTCCGGAGAGAATTATAAGGAAATACTCGATTTAAGttatattgataaatattgGGATAATGATTCTACTaaagaaatcaaaaaaGAACACgatgaattaataaataatgaatatagagcattgaaagaaaagattatggaaataaataatgaattggGAAAAATTTATGAGAAGCTACGTGATCCAAAATTTGTAGATAAAAGCAACTTTTTCCATGTAATGGCTTCAACATTAAAAACAGacaaagaaagaattaaatcaaGAATTATTCATCTGGCAGGTGAAATAGCTGAGACAGAAGTCAAATATAGTGATGAGACAGGAATCTTAATTCCTAATAATGTAAGAAAATTAGCAGATCTTCATAAAATTAACTCAATCTCTCATTcagatattttaaaattaaaaggtGATGATTCAGGAATGGATCATAGTCAAAGAATTAGAGAGTTAGAGGCAAAGATTAAAagcaataatattgaaatgtataaaataattgaaattgaagGAAATGATTTACATGATCCAAAGTGGTATTCTAGTATGGAGAAATGTTTGAGTAGTTTTATCCCTAGAAGGAAGGAAGTAAAATCAATAGAACCAACTTCAGGAATTAAACAGTTTTATCTTGTTTCCAAAAATTATAGCTATATGGATTCTTCTCCAAAATGTACAAATTCTCAACTTGAAATGTACaaatttgtaattaaagatttaagGAAATTGTTTGCGAACCTAAATATTCCATTAATTAAGATTAGAGGGAAAAAGCTAGAGAATGTTAAAAAACATGGACTTATTGACCCAAGACAAATGGAACACTGGGAAAATTTGCATGGGATGCTAtatgaagataataaaacTGCTTGTTCTTACATTAAAAATTTACTAATGAAAATTGTTCCAGTTAGAAATCTTgatttgaaagaatttatGGATTCTcccatttttattatttggtgTGCTAACCATATAAGATCTAGATTAGGGAATGAAGATATTTGGAGAAATATCTTTGGATTGATTTGGGTTATATTCTATACAAAACCATTCAAGCCAAAGGATTTCGTTTGGAAAAACATATTGcttgtttaa
- a CDS encoding protein with signal peptide plus thr stretch, cys rich, possible mucin (transcripts identified by EST), with protein MKILVAILTVLIAFEFCSVASNGLVGRDHVGTGVQFFSIGSSDLKKLQKAIKAANNETHNKYYKSLKLSSTPYFQNTTSTEMLKLVLLNGTEYALVNNETAYPIYPMDEESMFNEIQTIGLLINHTNLQKKDVETLVVDLETITDVSSGNRVIKDNFNNFNILSDDILLKNPYKYIDDSESSDSSCSSSDCSKSSDSEGEDSKSSCACCSCSKSGNTKEPKPEKESKSSCACSKSDKTKEPKPEKESKSSCACSKSDKTKEPKPEKESKSSCACSKSDKTKEPKPEKESKSSCACSKSDKTKEPKPEKESKSSCACSKSNKTKEPKPEKESKSSCACSKSEKTKKSKLEEEDSGSSCASCSSKKSKKRSGRDDNSGILIYTDEEELTPATHNCNCESLSKEIGSGCNCSNVENLYNNYKEADHRALMAEEGTQIKTNNGHEYKVNSGSVGQIIEVPITSQPTKPYDKVLVVVVPSSDINNSTQKATYELFYFNNTQSYKYENNTRNALDYGDLNDPGFTIRIVDEEPLYGVSETQRSIKSPTTTTTTTTTTTTTTTTTTTTTTTTTTTTTTTTTTTTTTTTTKSFVGPIIIPIHTSTTTKTTTTEPVKRYTSYLRGPTQRLPVSQIWRATPLENRPEDSLLLTRGTEEESEDIVSRPSRFPRLVRVD; from the coding sequence ATGAAGATCCTTGTTGCTATTCTTACAGTTTTGATTGCTTTTGAGTTTTGCTCTGTCGCAAGCAACGGCTTGGTTGGAAGAGACCACGTTGGTACTGGTGTTCAATTTTTCTCAATAGGAAGTtctgatttaaaaaaactaCAAAAGGCAATAAAGGCTGCAAATAATGAAACCCATAACAAGTACTACAAGAGCTTGAAACTTTCCTCCACTCCTTACTTCCAAAATACTACTAGCACTGAAATGCTCAAACTCGTTTTACTTAACGGAACTGAATACGCTTTAGTTAATAATGAAACTGCTTATCCAATTTATCCTATGGATGAAGAATCTATGTTTAATGAAATACAAACTATCGGACTTCTGATTAATCACACAAATTTACAGAAGAAAGATGTTGAAACTCTTGTCGTTGATCTAGAAACAATTACTGATGTGTCAAGTGGCAATCGTgttattaaagataattttaataatttcaatatcttaTCAGATGATATCTTACTCAAAAATccttataaatatattgatgATTCAGAATCATCTGACTCTTCTTGTTCTTCTTCAGATTGTTCTAAGAGTTCAGATTCTGAAGGTGAGGACTCAAAATCATCTTGCGCTTGTTGTTCTTGCTCAAAATCAGGGAATACAAAGGAACCAAAACCTGAAAAAGAGTCTAAATCATCATGTGCTTGCTCTAAATCAGATAAAACAAAGGAGCCAAAACCTGAGAAAGAGTCTAAATCATCATGTGCTTGCTCTAAATCGGATAAGACAAAAGAACCAAAACCTGAAAAGGAGTCTAAATCATCATGTGCTTGCTCTAAATCAGATAAAACAAAGGAACCAAAGCCCGAGAAAGAGTCTAAGTCATCCTGTGCATGCTCTAAATCAGATAAAACAAAAGAACCAAAACCTGAAAAGGAGTCTAAGTCATCTTGTGCATGCtctaaatcaaataaaacaaaagaaCCAAAACCTGAAAAGGAGTCTAAGTCATCATGTGCTTGCTCTAAATCGGAAAAGACCAAAAAATCAAAGCTTGAAGAAGAGGATTCTGGTTCATCCTGTGCTTCTTGTTCTTCGAAGAAATCTAAAAAGCGTAGTGGCAGAGATGATAACTCAGGTATTTTAATCTATacagatgaagaagaactCACACCAGCAACTCATAACTGTAATTGTGAATCGTTATCCAAGGAGATTGGCTCTGGATGTAATTGTAGTAATGTTGAAAATCTctataataattacaagGAAGCTGACCACCGTGCATTAATGGCCGAAGAAGGCACtcaaattaaaacaaaCAATGGTCATGAATACAAAGTTAATTCAGGTTCAGTAGGTCAAATTATCGAAGTTCCCATAACCTCTCAGCCTACAAAACCATATGATAAAGTATTAGTAGTCGTAGTCCCATCAAGTGATATAAATAACTCAACTCAGAAAGCTACTtatgaattattttatttcaacaATACTCAATCATacaaatatgaaaataatactaGAAATGCATTAGATTATGGTGACTTGAATGACCCAGGATTTACTATTAGAATTGTTGATGAAGAACCATTATATGGAGTTTCTGAGACACAAAGATCTATTAAATCTCCCACTACCACcactactactaccactaccactactaccaccactactaccactactactactactactactactaccactacCACTACCACTACCACTACCACTACCACTACCACTACCACTACAAAGAGTTTTGTAGGTCCAATTATCATTCCAATTCACACTTCTACTACTACAAAAACCACTACAACTGAACCCGTTAAGAGATATACCAGTTACTTAAGAGGTCCCACGCAAAGATTACCAGTTTCCCAAATTTGGAGAGCTACTCCGCTTGAAAACAGACCAGAGGACTCTTTACTGTTGACTAGAGGTACAGAGGAGGAATCAGAGGATATTGTTTCAAGACCATCTCGTTTCCCAAGATTGGTGAGAGTAGATTAA
- a CDS encoding signal peptide plus thr stretch, charged repeats, likely mucin (transcripts identified by EST), with translation MRVLLSLFLFAFLKAIYATDHRGSLTISSPCDGHLSFRLPLNHSFERSDIILSGKCLNGIIFTAMALDSGAIKGSVVPDSSGTTVVTSGNPIYTVQTTATFEFLYRMIDPRIKDAPYKISLMKYTYSALSSQSKVKSVLVREHTSEECKFPQIDIEDSNLCTLHLLLKKYSQNRSGSPNSKVDAILLAELEQSSSCFSGNSVQCTSELHVNKNSSDEDLANSFSCLFDESTECVPVESGIQTEETGTQTEETGMTDAATQTIPIVTQTSTAKPLSKSELKKIEKLEKEKLKKEKKLLAKQEKERQRLQKLEEKERKKALKEANKKSSSDKNEANDAKLLKKQEKEKQKRLREEEKEEQRRLKEQKRLEKEKKKQKLPKDNEKQKLSKEEKQRQKQLEKEERQRQKQLQKEEKQRQKLLKQEEKQRQKQLQKEEKQKQKLLKQQKKEASNNGLKDHVKPSNEGKEQKKQDKKKTKAEKELKENEEGESSSCSSKKKSKKTKTTQTQGPELVSVSTQTEDVIVLPVPREVEVTSDIEDNGYEYSNQIYHEDDIVIVNEVSDDDSLNKVNEVYNPEVEVVSLSPSVTPVEYIPSSTSTTTTTTTTTTTTTTTTTTTTTTSTTTHGLKHTRYYKKSEDVRYTIGPFASLVHKRDQDFKPTPSKQPKLPSKDVESRGFIVESKDLDRNAGTNSQGTIEEILEDAAKNGFITIVRDD, from the coding sequence ATGAGAGTTTTATTATCACTCTTTTTATTCGCCTTCTTAAAGGCAATATATGCTACAGATCATCGAGGCTCCCTCACCATATCCTCACCATGCGATGGCCATCTTTCATTTAGACTGCCATTAAATCACTCCTTTGAAAGATCTGACATCATTCTTAGTGGCAAATGTTTAAATGGTATCATCTTTACAGCTATGGCACTTGATAGTGGTGCCATCAAGGGTTCAGTAGTCCCTGATTCTTCAGGTACAACAGTTGTGACAAGTGGTAATCCCATTTACACTGTTCAAACAACTGCAACTTTTGAGTTCCTTTACAGAATGATTGACCCAAGAATTAAAGACGCACCATACAAGATTTCCCTCATGAAATACACTTACTCTGCATTATCTTCTCAAAGTAAAGTCAAATCTGTGTTGGTTCGTGAGCATACTTCAGAGGAATGCAAATTCCCACAGATTGACATTGAAGACTCTAATCTCTGTACATTACATTTATTACTTAAGAAGTATTCTCAGAACAGAAGTGGTTCACCGAACTCCAAGGTTGATGCAATTCTCCTTGCAGAATTGGAACAATCAAGTTCTTGCTTCTCTGGAAACTCCGTTCAATGTACTAGCGAGTTACATGTAAACAAAAATAGCTCTGATGAAGATTTGGCCAACAGCTTCTCTTGCCTATTTGATGAATCAACAGAATGTGTACCTGTTGAATCTGGTATTCAGACTGAGGAAACTGGTACTCAGACTGAGGAAACTGGTATGACTGATGCTGCAACACAAACAATTCCAATAGTTACTCAGACTTCAACTGCTAAACCACTTTCAAAGAGTGAACTTAAGAAAATCGAGAAATTGGAAAAGGAAAAgttgaaaaaagaaaagaagctATTGGCTAAGCAGGAGAAGGAAAGACAGAGATTACAGAAATTAGAAGAGAAAGAGAGAAAGAAAGCATTAAAGGAAGCAAACAAGAAGTCTTCATCCGACAAGAATGAAGCCAATGATGCTAAACTCTTgaaaaaacaagaaaaagagaaaCAAAAGAGATTAAGGGAGGAGGAGAAAGAAGAACAAAGAAGATTGAAAGAACAAAAGAGAttggaaaaagaaaagaaaaaacaaaaattaccCAAAGATAATGAGAAACAGAAATTATCTAAAGAAGAGAAGCAGAGACAAAAGCAATtggaaaaagaagagaGGCAAAGACAAAAACAATTacaaaaagaagagaaacAGAGACAAAAATTGTTGAAGCAAGAGGAGAAACAGAGACAAAAACAATTacaaaaagaagagaagCAAAAACAAAAACTATTGAAACAGCAAAAGAAGGAAGCATCTAATAATGGTTTAAAGGATCATGTTAAACCATCAAATGAAGGTAAGGAACAAAAGAAGCAAGATAAGAAAAAGACTAAGgcagaaaaagaattaaaggAGAACGAAGAAGGTGAATCATCTTCATGCAgttcaaaaaagaaatctaAGAAAACAAAAACTACTCAGACTCAAGGACCTGAATTAGTCTCTGTATCTACTCAGACAGAAGACGTCATAGTTTTACCAGTCCCACGCGAAGTTGAAGTAACCTCTGATATTGAAGACAATGGATACGAATATTCTAATCAAATTTACCATGAAGATGATATAGTTATTGTAAATGAGGTTTCTGATGATGATTCTCTCAATAAAGTCAATGAAGTTTACAACCCAGAAGTTGAGGTTGTTTCCCTATCTCCTTCTGTGACTCCAGTCGAGTACATTCCGTCATCTACCAgcactactactactactactactaccaccACCACCACCACCACCACCACCACCACCACTACCACTACTTCGACAACCACTCATGGTCTGAAGCATACTAGATACTACAAGAAGTCTGAAGATGTAAGATACACTATTGGTCCATTTGCCAGTTTAGTTCACAAGAGAGATCAGGACTTTAAACCAACTCCAAGCAAGCAACCTAAGCTTCCTTCAAAAGATGTCGAATCTCGTGGCTTCATCGTAGAGTCAAAAGATTTAGATCGCAACGCTGGTACAAATTCCCAAGGAAcaatagaagaaattttGGAAGATGCAGCCAAAAACGGTTTTATCACGATTGTTAGGGATGATTAA
- a CDS encoding ABC transporter, AAA domain — protein sequence IGFNYWVIRKMHTDKIESKPVRGSIFPPNADQGVYLAATDISYQITSGVFEQSTARILSGIKFFAEPKTMTAILGPSGSGKTSLLNILSGRLSSTGNKLVGGSIYLNGKKVTSKDLKSRCSYVMQHEMTIPYLTIEETLLYSAELRLPFLSAKERREKVRILLNDLGLVHCMHSIVGDDKVRSISGGERKRVILGTELISDPQILFIDEPTSGLDAFMAFQILQLLIKLAKTGRTIICTIHQPRTQVFQAFDEILLLSKGEVIYQGPSKSSVDYFSLIGYPVPENYNPTDYYLDLLVPRSNVEKFADSRLHSITYEQLRVLPELYLSSEYNDRVIRKIDEHLSGQYSPIPELLLFSRSSHTCFGWIRKKLFAFSVIVKRSFMNNARNTLGSLVIGVLVNAFIAVVIGSIFFNLPSFSNDIGITFKNATNIMGALFFSVMIATFGAMIALESFTRFRIIFSRERAKGLYGPATYMLGKHVGDFIFEIVPILVFSHIFYFMSNTNSVSYPGWNTLTQYLCYQLTILLTSWASYGLVYFICGITKSLELAYGIAPLIIIFFVIVSGFYVTVNKLPLWVSWIKYISFQRYSYSALVVNTFPPNQNWGPIQTDILLKQFSIDQTSFLLNAVVLVVLGILYRIFACIAFALFFRNLGLE from the coding sequence ATAGGGTTTAACTATTGGGTGATAAGAAAAATGCATACCGATAAGATTGAGTCAAAACCAGTAAGAGGGTCTATTTTCCCTCCTAATGCGGATCAGGGAGTTTATTTGGCAGCAACGGACATTTCTTATCAAATTACAAGTGGCGTTTTTGAACAAAGCACTGCAAGAATATTATCAGGAATAAAGTTCTTTGCTGAGCCGAAAACTATGACTGCAATATTGGGTCCTAGTGGATCAGGTAAGACTTCTTTACTTAATATCTTGTCAGGCAGGCTTTCTTCAACTGGTAATAAGCTTGTAGGAGGATCgatatatttgaatggAAAGAAGGTTACAAGCAAAGATTTAAAGTCCCGTTGCAGTTATGTGATGCAACATGAAATGACTATTCCATATTTAACAATTGAAGAAACTTTGCTTTACTCCGCAGAATTGAGATTGCCTTTTTTGTCCgcaaaagaaagaagagaaaaGGTTAGAATTTTGCTAAATGATTTGGGTTTAGTACATTGCATGCATTCAATTGTGGGTGATGATAAGGTAAGATCAATATCTGGAGGTGAACGCAAAAGAGTTATTTTGGGTACTGAGTTGATTAGTGATCCTCAAATACTGTTTATTGATGAACCTACAAGCGGTTTGGATGCATTTATGGCTTTTCAAATCTTGCAGTTACTAATAAAGTTGGCAAAAACAGGAAGAACAATTATTTGTACGATACACCAACCTAGAACTCAAGTATTTCAGGcatttgatgaaattttattGTTGTCGAAAGGAGAAGTCATTTATCAAGGACCATCTAAATCTTCAGTTGATTATTTTTCCCTAATTGGATACCCTGTACCAGAAAATTACAATCCAACTGACTATTATCTGGATTTGCTTGTTCCAAGATCAAATGTGGAAAAATTTGCTGACAGCCGTCTTCACTCCATTACTTATGAACAATTGAGAGTATTACCAGAGTTGTACTTATCATCAGAGTATAACGATAGGGTAATAAGAAAGATCGATGAACATTTGAGTGGGCAATATTCCCCAATTCCTGAGCTACTATTGTTTTCAAGAAGTAGCCATACATGTTTTGGATGGATAAGAAAGAAGCTATTTGCTTTTAGTGTTATTGTAAAGAGATCTTTTATGAATAACGCAAGAAATACTTTAGGATCATTGGTTATTGGTGTTTTGGTAAATGCTTTTATTGCAGTTGTAATTGGAAGtatcttctttaatttgcCTTCATTTAGCAATGATATTGGGATAACCTTTAAAAATGCAACCAACATTATGGGGGCACTTTTCTTTTCAGTAATGATTGCAACATTTGGAGCAATGATAGCATTAGAATCTTTCACAAGGTTTAGAATAATATTCTCTAGAGAAAGAGCGAAAGGATTATATGGCCCTGCAACATACATGCTAGGTAAACATGTTGGAGATTTTATCTTTGAAATTGTTCCAATTTTGGTATTTAGTCATATATTCTATTTTATGAGTAATACGAATTCTGTTTCGTACCCAGGCTGGAATACTTTAACTCAATATCTATGCTATCAATTAACTATTTTATTAACTTCCTGGGCAAGCTATGGCTTagtttattttatttgcgGGATAACAAAGTCATTGGAACTTGCATATGGAATTGCtcctttaataattatcttCTTTGTCATAGTATCAGGTTTCTATGTAACAGTTAATAAGTTGCCATTATGGGTTTCTTGgatcaaatatatttctttccAGAGATATTCTTATTCTGCCTTGGTGGTTAACACTTTCCCACCAAACCAAAATTGGGGTCCAATTCAGACCGATATTTTACTTAAACAGTTCTCTATTGATCAGACATCATTTTTACTGAATGCAGTGGTATTAGTTGTTTTGGGCATTTTATACAGAATTTTTGCCTGTATTGCATTTGCTCTTTTCTTTAGAAATCTTGGTTTAGAATAA